One part of the Ziziphus jujuba cultivar Dongzao chromosome 2, ASM3175591v1 genome encodes these proteins:
- the LOC125422654 gene encoding expansin-A23 — translation MTILKFLVGLSMIVLTLIITSSPYSCIENFGHGWELAHATFYGDMTGDETMKGACGYGDLFKQGYGLETTALSTTLFNEGATCGACFQIICVKSPWCRKNAGAIRVTATNFCPPNYTKTKEAWCNPPQKHFDLSMPMFVKIAEYKAGIVPVVYRRVMCYKKGGIKFELKGNPYWLLLLIYNVGGVGQVVNVKIKGSDTEWIQMTRNWGQNWQTWEQLQGQSLSFKVVAADGRMVQSDNVAPPNWQLNQVYEGKNFGKF, via the exons ATGACTATTCTTAAGTTTTTGGTTGGTTTGTCCATGATAGTTTTGACACTGATTATCACCAGCAGCCCCTATAGTTGCATTGAGAATTTTGGTCACGGTTGGGAATTGGCTCATGCAACATTTTATGGAGACATGACGGGTGACGAAACCATGA AGGGGGCTTGTGGCTATGGAGATTTGTTCAAACAAGGGTATGGCCTTGAAACAACAGCATTAAGCACTACACTCTTCAATGAAGGAGCCACATGCGGAGCTTGCTTTCAAATAATTTGTGTAAAGTCACCATGGTGCAGAAAGAATGCAGGCGCAATCAGAGTAACAGCTACGAATTTTTGCCCTCCAAACTACACAAAAACGAAAGAAGCATGGTGCAATCCACCTCAAAAACACTTTGACCTTTCCATGCCAATGTTCGTTAAAATAGCTGAATATAAGGCCGGGATTGTCCCGGTTGTTTATCGTAGAGTGATGTGCTACAAGAAGGGTGGGATTAAGTTTGAGCTCAAGGGAAATCCATATTGGTTGCTTTTGTTGATATACAATGTAGGAGGGGTTGGCCAAGTTGTTAATGTGAAAATTAAAGGTTCCGATACTGAATGGATACAAATGACACGTAACTGGGGCCAAAACTGGCAAACTTGGGAACAACTACAGGGCCAGAGCTTATCATTCAAAGTAGTTGCTGCTGATGGCAGGATGGTGCAATCTGATAATGTTGCACCGCCAAATTGGCAGCTTAATCAAGTCTATGAGGGCAAAAACTTtggaaaattttaa